One window from the genome of Rhodopseudomonas sp. P2A-2r encodes:
- a CDS encoding DUF2442 domain-containing protein, with product MSTLEIDVGDLRARSVECTTTELIVTLRDGRRIATPLAWYPRLDQASPAQRANYEIMPMGIHWPEIDEDLSIAGMLQGKSAISAR from the coding sequence ATGAGCACTTTGGAAATTGATGTTGGCGATCTTCGAGCACGGTCGGTCGAATGCACTACGACGGAGTTGATCGTGACCTTGCGCGATGGTCGCAGGATCGCGACGCCGCTCGCCTGGTACCCGCGCCTCGATCAGGCGTCGCCTGCGCAGCGCGCCAACTACGAGATCATGCCGATGGGTATTCACTGGCCCGAGATTGACGAGGACCTGAGCATCGCTGGGATGCTGCAGGGAAAATCGGCGATTTCGGCAAGGTAA
- the cysD gene encoding sulfate adenylyltransferase subunit CysD yields MIDTIDSPDIAPAIARGTTSHLQRLEAESIHILREVAAEFRKPVMLYSIGKDSSVLLHLAMKAFFPGKPPFPLLHVDTTWKFREMIAFRDQRVRDLGLDLLVHINPDGIAQGIGPFSHGSAVHTDVMKTQGLRQALDLHGFDAAIGGARRDEEKSRAKERIFSHRSAAHRWDPKNQRPELWSLYNTLLAPGESMRVFPLSNWTELDIWEYILLQDIPIVPLYFAAPRPVVERDGALIMVDDARMTMRPGETPELRSVRFRTLGCYPLTGAMPSTAATLPEIVQEMMGSRTSEREGRVIDRDSAASMERKKAEGYF; encoded by the coding sequence ATGATCGACACCATCGACTCTCCCGACATCGCGCCGGCAATCGCACGCGGCACCACCAGCCACCTGCAGCGGCTGGAGGCGGAGAGCATCCACATCCTGCGTGAGGTGGCGGCGGAATTCCGCAAGCCGGTGATGCTGTATTCGATCGGCAAGGATTCCTCGGTGCTCCTGCATCTGGCGATGAAGGCGTTCTTTCCCGGCAAGCCGCCCTTTCCGCTGCTGCATGTGGACACCACCTGGAAGTTTCGCGAGATGATCGCGTTTCGCGACCAGCGCGTCCGCGACCTCGGCCTCGATCTGCTGGTCCACATCAATCCCGACGGCATCGCGCAGGGCATCGGCCCGTTCAGCCACGGCTCGGCCGTGCATACCGACGTGATGAAGACCCAGGGGCTGCGCCAGGCGCTCGACCTGCACGGCTTCGATGCCGCAATCGGCGGCGCGCGGCGCGACGAGGAAAAGTCCCGCGCCAAGGAGCGCATCTTCTCGCATCGCAGCGCCGCGCATCGCTGGGATCCGAAGAACCAGCGGCCTGAGCTGTGGAGTCTGTACAATACGCTGCTGGCGCCGGGCGAAAGCATGCGCGTGTTCCCGTTGTCGAACTGGACCGAGCTCGACATCTGGGAATATATCCTGCTGCAGGATATCCCGATCGTGCCGCTGTATTTCGCCGCCCCACGGCCGGTGGTCGAGCGCGACGGTGCGCTGATCATGGTCGACGACGCGCGCATGACGATGCGGCCGGGCGAGACGCCGGAGCTGCGTTCAGTGCGGTTTCGTACGCTCGGCTGCTATCCCCTCACCGGCGCGATGCCCTCCACCGCCGCGACGCTGCCGGAGATCGTCCAGGAGATGATGGGCTCACGCACGAGCGAGCGCGAGGGCCGCGTCATCGACCGTGACAGCGCCGCGTCCATGGAACGCAAGAAAGCGGAGGGCTATTTCTGA
- a CDS encoding DUF4160 domain-containing protein, giving the protein MPTVLRWGPYRAFFYSADGAEPAHVHVRSGDMEVKFWLHDLTVAVNIGFRPHEIGGIIRHLRMHQADLMDAWNEHFGN; this is encoded by the coding sequence ATGCCGACGGTTTTGCGATGGGGACCGTATCGCGCCTTCTTCTATTCTGCGGATGGCGCAGAGCCAGCGCACGTGCACGTCCGCAGCGGAGACATGGAAGTGAAATTTTGGCTTCACGACCTGACAGTTGCCGTCAACATTGGCTTCCGGCCGCACGAGATTGGCGGTATCATCCGTCATCTTCGTATGCATCAAGCCGACCTTATGGATGCGTGGAATGAGCACTTTGGAAATTGA
- a CDS encoding flagellar hook-length control protein FliK: protein MSLVVNPVSPVIAIPGVSNVVMQPGSVITARVLQVLGADQARISIGGQSLDVQTQVPLQAGQSLQLAVSQTSDGIRLAVVNQQALPAPANAASGDVVTLAPDAAHSIAAQAPSILLVKNPLTPQEALAVTTATQIAATQQASLAPLFANLGAAGGLQNLPPQLQQAMAQLLAQRPNLDPNLTGAAVQQAFEKSGLFLEASLASGAAPSASTPDLKASLIVLRQVLTATLGNMATAPATAPMQQGAQGIAAAVPQGVAADVVLNGQTAFLLAMQTADAPIATSLPAAQTAASPAPNAAAEIPAEVAGHTAPVQVILTPPTPAESAARAAAGSAALTLLQEAVQANPAFAASAGKAGLSDSLMLSLLPALTGMRTQKVDDSATVHTNIPPPPLRGALPTAQPVMPATIVANAPPETTLRHLLADTDAALARQTLMQVASLPDRGDASSMRIDPASPRWSFEIPFAMPQGTAIAQFEISRDGGNDNPTEAAQQVWRARFSLDVEPAGPVHALVSLQGDKTSVRMWAERPATAQQLRDGASQLNQALVRAELHPGDIVIRDGAPPSQPAPASAGHFLDRAL, encoded by the coding sequence ATGTCGCTTGTCGTCAATCCCGTCTCGCCGGTCATCGCCATTCCCGGCGTGTCCAATGTGGTCATGCAGCCCGGCAGCGTGATTACCGCCCGGGTGCTGCAGGTGCTCGGCGCCGATCAGGCGCGGATCTCGATCGGCGGCCAATCCCTGGACGTGCAGACGCAGGTCCCGCTGCAGGCCGGCCAGAGCCTGCAACTGGCGGTGTCGCAGACGTCTGACGGTATCAGGCTGGCCGTGGTCAACCAGCAGGCCTTGCCCGCTCCCGCCAACGCGGCATCGGGCGATGTCGTCACGCTGGCGCCCGACGCGGCGCACAGCATTGCGGCGCAGGCTCCGTCCATCCTTCTGGTGAAAAACCCGCTCACCCCGCAGGAGGCGCTTGCGGTCACCACCGCGACGCAGATCGCTGCCACCCAGCAGGCCAGTCTGGCGCCGCTGTTCGCCAATCTCGGCGCCGCCGGCGGGCTGCAGAACCTGCCGCCGCAATTGCAGCAGGCCATGGCGCAGCTGCTGGCGCAGCGCCCCAACCTCGATCCCAACCTCACCGGCGCTGCCGTGCAGCAAGCGTTCGAAAAATCTGGCCTGTTCCTGGAAGCCTCCTTGGCCTCAGGTGCAGCACCGTCGGCCAGCACGCCGGATCTCAAGGCATCGCTGATTGTGCTGCGTCAGGTCCTCACCGCGACGCTGGGCAACATGGCGACGGCGCCCGCAACAGCGCCGATGCAGCAGGGCGCTCAGGGAATAGCTGCAGCCGTCCCGCAGGGCGTTGCGGCCGATGTCGTGCTGAACGGGCAGACGGCCTTTCTGTTGGCTATGCAGACGGCGGATGCGCCCATCGCGACGTCGTTGCCCGCCGCGCAAACAGCTGCGTCGCCGGCACCAAACGCCGCTGCGGAGATTCCGGCCGAGGTGGCCGGTCATACTGCGCCGGTTCAGGTCATCCTCACACCGCCGACGCCGGCCGAGTCCGCGGCGCGTGCCGCGGCCGGCAGCGCCGCGCTGACGCTGCTGCAGGAAGCCGTGCAGGCCAATCCGGCCTTTGCGGCCAGCGCCGGAAAAGCGGGGCTCAGCGACAGCCTGATGCTGTCCTTGCTGCCGGCGTTGACGGGCATGCGAACCCAGAAGGTCGACGACAGCGCGACCGTGCACACCAACATTCCGCCGCCGCCATTGCGCGGCGCGCTGCCTACGGCGCAGCCGGTGATGCCGGCGACCATCGTCGCCAACGCGCCGCCCGAGACCACGCTTCGCCATCTGCTCGCCGACACCGACGCCGCCCTCGCGCGGCAGACGCTGATGCAGGTCGCCTCCTTGCCGGACCGCGGCGATGCATCGTCGATGCGGATCGATCCGGCCTCGCCGCGCTGGAGCTTCGAAATTCCCTTCGCCATGCCGCAGGGCACGGCGATCGCGCAGTTCGAGATCTCGCGCGATGGCGGCAATGACAATCCGACCGAGGCGGCGCAGCAGGTGTGGCGGGCGCGGTTTTCGCTCGACGTCGAGCCGGCCGGGCCGGTGCATGCGCTGGTCTCGCTGCAGGGCGACAAGACCTCGGTGCGCATGTGGGCAGAGCGGCCGGCGACAGCGCAGCAGCTTCGCGATGGCGCCAGCCAGCTCAATCAGGCACTGGTTCGCGCCGAACTGCATCCCGGCGATATCGTGATCCGCGATGGCGCGCCGCCGTCGCAGCCGGCGCCGGCTTCCGCCGGACATTTCCTGGACCGCGCGCTATGA
- a CDS encoding alpha/beta hydrolase, giving the protein MKRLLLSALLATLPLSFAHGAEPIAREPYGIGLEGFAYPYPVKMLPVVNDGEQLNMAYMDVRPTAKPNGHTVLLLHGRNFPSSYWAPVIAVLSDAGYRVVVPDQVGFGKSSKPAGDLHFDTLARNTMALMNFLAIPQFDIVAHSLGGMLGVRLARANPDNVDHLLLAAPIGLEDYRLYVPPTPTEKIIETEDKLTAEAYRKQLEVNYALKLQPDQVTPFIDARFNIKGAADYPRWLRAFASSAQMIYREPVVHEIPLIAQPTLFIMGADDHNAPGKPNAPEALRPKMGQNADLAKALAAQMPKARAEVLPDAGHLVFLDAAPKFNELMLAFLASK; this is encoded by the coding sequence ATGAAACGCCTGCTGCTGTCCGCCCTGCTCGCCACGCTTCCACTCTCTTTTGCCCATGGCGCCGAGCCGATCGCGCGTGAACCCTACGGCATCGGCCTCGAGGGTTTCGCCTATCCCTACCCCGTCAAGATGCTGCCGGTCGTCAATGACGGCGAGCAGCTCAACATGGCCTATATGGACGTGAGGCCGACGGCGAAGCCCAACGGCCACACCGTTCTGCTGCTGCACGGCCGCAACTTCCCGTCGAGCTACTGGGCGCCGGTGATCGCCGTGCTCAGCGACGCGGGCTACCGCGTCGTCGTGCCGGACCAGGTCGGCTTCGGCAAATCCTCGAAGCCCGCGGGCGACCTGCATTTCGACACGCTGGCGCGCAACACGATGGCCCTGATGAACTTTCTGGCCATTCCGCAGTTCGACATCGTCGCGCATTCGCTGGGCGGTATGCTCGGCGTGCGCCTGGCACGCGCCAATCCCGACAATGTGGATCACCTGCTGCTGGCCGCGCCGATCGGCCTCGAGGACTACCGCCTCTACGTGCCGCCGACACCTACCGAGAAGATCATCGAGACCGAGGACAAACTCACCGCCGAGGCGTACCGCAAGCAGCTGGAGGTCAATTACGCGCTGAAGCTGCAGCCGGACCAGGTGACGCCGTTCATCGACGCGCGATTCAACATCAAGGGCGCGGCCGACTATCCGCGCTGGCTGCGGGCCTTCGCGAGCTCGGCGCAAATGATCTATCGCGAGCCGGTGGTTCACGAGATCCCGCTCATCGCGCAACCGACCCTGTTCATCATGGGTGCCGACGACCACAACGCACCGGGCAAGCCCAACGCGCCCGAGGCATTGCGGCCGAAGATGGGCCAGAACGCCGATCTGGCCAAAGCGCTTGCCGCGCAGATGCCCAAGGCCAGGGCCGAGGTGCTCCCCGACGCCGGACATCTGGTGTTTCTCGATGCCGCACCGAAATTCAACGAGCTGATGCTGGCGTTCCTGGCGAGCAAATAG
- a CDS encoding EscU/YscU/HrcU family type III secretion system export apparatus switch protein — protein sequence MTVQTKNQIAVALHYDKTGAPRVVAKGRGAIGAKIVEVARAHDIPIEENEMLAGALSNVEIGDEIPAELYKAVAEVLIFVLKLSRGLR from the coding sequence ATGACCGTGCAGACCAAGAACCAGATTGCGGTGGCGCTGCACTACGACAAGACCGGCGCGCCGCGGGTCGTCGCCAAGGGCAGGGGCGCCATCGGCGCCAAGATCGTCGAGGTCGCCCGCGCCCACGACATCCCCATCGAGGAAAACGAAATGCTGGCCGGCGCGCTGTCCAACGTGGAGATCGGCGACGAAATTCCGGCCGAGCTCTACAAGGCAGTGGCCGAGGTGCTGATCTTCGTGCTCAAGCTGTCGCGCGGCCTGCGCTAG
- a CDS encoding dienelactone hydrolase family protein: MRHAYAAIAAALLLSWLPASAQEPSSRQIAARVELHPIPSLTLSDQQFLSGDGNGKPVTVTGEFRVAQGTGRMPVIVLMHGSGGVGPNVEPWTQQFNAMGISTFVIDGFTGRGLTSVNTDQAQLGRLNFIIDIYRTLDILAKHPRVDPDRIILMGFSRGGQAVLYASVARFQKLWNRSGLQFAAYIPFYPDCGTTYRTDADVVDRPIRIFHGMPDDYNPVASCKAVVQRLQDAKHDVVLTEYPDAQHGFDTPLNVGTVTVATGAQSVRDCKIQEADGGALVNAATDKRFTYKDDCVRLNPHVGGNAAATQAARLAVGDFVRKVLKLE, from the coding sequence ATGCGCCACGCCTACGCAGCGATCGCAGCGGCCCTGCTGCTGAGCTGGCTTCCCGCTTCCGCCCAGGAGCCCTCGTCCAGACAGATCGCGGCCCGGGTCGAACTGCATCCGATCCCGTCGCTGACCCTGTCCGACCAGCAGTTTCTCAGCGGCGACGGCAATGGCAAGCCGGTCACCGTGACCGGGGAATTCCGTGTCGCGCAAGGCACCGGTCGAATGCCGGTGATCGTACTGATGCACGGCTCCGGCGGCGTCGGCCCGAATGTGGAGCCGTGGACCCAGCAGTTCAACGCCATGGGCATCTCGACTTTCGTGATCGACGGCTTCACCGGCCGCGGCCTCACTTCGGTCAATACCGATCAGGCGCAACTCGGCCGGCTCAATTTCATCATCGATATCTACCGCACCCTCGACATTCTCGCCAAACACCCGCGCGTCGATCCGGACCGGATCATCCTGATGGGATTTTCGCGGGGCGGCCAGGCCGTGCTCTATGCCAGCGTCGCGCGCTTCCAGAAGCTTTGGAACAGGTCGGGATTGCAGTTTGCCGCCTACATTCCCTTCTACCCGGACTGCGGCACGACCTACCGCACCGACGCGGACGTGGTGGACCGGCCGATCCGGATCTTCCACGGCATGCCTGACGACTATAACCCGGTGGCCAGTTGCAAGGCCGTCGTGCAGCGGTTGCAGGACGCCAAACACGACGTGGTGCTGACCGAGTATCCCGACGCCCAGCACGGCTTCGACACGCCACTCAATGTCGGCACGGTGACGGTGGCCACCGGTGCGCAGTCCGTGCGCGACTGCAAGATCCAGGAGGCGGACGGCGGCGCGCTGGTCAATGCCGCCACCGACAAGCGGTTCACCTACAAGGATGACTGCGTGCGGCTCAATCCTCATGTGGGCGGCAACGCCGCCGCCACCCAGGCGGCGCGCCTCGCCGTCGGCGATTTCGTCCGCAAGGTGCTCAAGCTGGAGTGA
- a CDS encoding acyl-CoA carboxylase subunit beta translates to MKDILDTLEDRRAGAKLGGGEKRIESQHAKGKLTARERIELLLDKGSFEEFDMFVEHRSVEFGMEKSKIPGDGVVTGWGTVNGRKTFVFAKDFTVFGGSLSETHAQKIVKIQDMAMKARAPIIGLYDAGGARIQEGVAALAGYSYVFRRNVQASGVIPQISVIMGPCAGGDVYSPAMTDFIFMVKNTSYMFVTGPDVVKTVTNEVVTAEELGGASVHATRSSIADGAFENDVETLLQMRRLIDFLPANNMSGVPEWPSFDDIERVDYSLDTLIPDNPNKPYDIKELILKVVDEGDFFEIAETFAKNIVTGFGRIAGKTVGFVANQPMVLAGVLDSDASRKAARFVRFCDAFNIPIVTFVDVPGFLPGTAQEYGGLIKHGAKLLFAYSQCTVPLVTVITRKAYGGAFDVMASKEIGADMNYAWPTAQIAVMGAKGAVEIIFRQDIGDAEKIAARTKEYEDRFLSPFVAAERGYIDDVIMPHSTRRRIARALAMLKDKAVDVPMKKHDNMPL, encoded by the coding sequence ATGAAAGACATCCTGGACACCCTCGAAGACCGTCGTGCCGGCGCCAAGCTGGGCGGCGGCGAGAAGCGCATCGAGTCGCAGCATGCCAAGGGCAAGCTGACGGCGCGGGAGCGCATCGAGCTGTTGCTCGACAAGGGGTCGTTCGAGGAGTTCGACATGTTCGTCGAGCACCGCTCGGTCGAATTCGGGATGGAGAAGTCGAAGATCCCCGGCGACGGCGTGGTCACCGGCTGGGGCACCGTCAACGGCCGCAAGACCTTCGTCTTCGCCAAGGATTTTACCGTGTTCGGCGGTTCGCTCTCCGAGACCCACGCGCAGAAAATCGTCAAGATCCAGGACATGGCGATGAAAGCCCGTGCGCCGATCATCGGGCTGTACGACGCCGGCGGCGCGCGCATCCAGGAAGGCGTCGCGGCGCTCGCGGGCTATTCCTACGTGTTCCGTCGCAATGTGCAGGCGTCCGGCGTGATACCGCAGATCTCGGTCATCATGGGGCCGTGCGCCGGCGGCGATGTCTATTCGCCGGCCATGACCGACTTCATCTTCATGGTGAAGAACACCAGCTACATGTTCGTTACCGGTCCGGATGTGGTGAAGACCGTCACCAACGAGGTGGTCACAGCGGAAGAGCTCGGCGGCGCCAGCGTGCACGCGACGCGCTCCTCGATCGCCGACGGCGCGTTCGAGAACGACGTCGAGACGCTGCTGCAGATGCGCCGGCTGATCGACTTCCTGCCGGCCAACAACATGTCGGGCGTGCCGGAATGGCCGAGCTTCGACGACATCGAGCGCGTCGACTACTCGCTGGACACGCTGATCCCCGACAATCCCAACAAGCCCTACGACATCAAGGAGCTGATCCTGAAAGTCGTGGACGAGGGCGACTTCTTCGAGATCGCCGAGACCTTCGCCAAGAACATCGTCACCGGATTCGGCCGCATCGCCGGCAAGACCGTGGGCTTCGTCGCCAACCAGCCGATGGTGCTGGCCGGCGTGCTCGACTCTGACGCTTCGCGCAAGGCGGCGCGCTTCGTGCGCTTCTGCGACGCCTTCAACATTCCCATTGTCACCTTCGTCGACGTGCCGGGCTTCCTGCCGGGCACCGCGCAGGAATATGGCGGCCTGATCAAGCACGGCGCCAAGCTCTTGTTCGCCTACAGCCAGTGCACCGTGCCTCTCGTCACGGTCATCACGCGAAAAGCCTATGGCGGCGCGTTCGACGTGATGGCCTCGAAGGAAATCGGCGCCGACATGAACTACGCCTGGCCGACCGCGCAGATCGCCGTGATGGGTGCCAAGGGCGCGGTGGAGATCATCTTCCGCCAGGACATCGGCGATGCCGAAAAAATCGCGGCGCGCACCAAGGAATACGAGGACCGCTTCCTGTCTCCCTTCGTCGCCGCCGAACGCGGCTACATCGACGACGTCATCATGCCGCACTCCACCCGCCGCCGCATCGCCCGCGCGCTGGCGATGCTGAAGGACAAGGCGGTGGATGTGCCGATGAAGAAGCACGACAACATGCCGTTGTGA
- a CDS encoding sulfotransferase family protein, producing MNSVTTPIDELERLADLVHRQHPSVNTQLLMPDDKYQTRTVTLDAVMREVTDCIAQEFRGRRAADFPTLYCAWGKCRVGSTALTNLFGVAGMPSYFQPVKVVLRHALMGRAGAPWDLPFAADHPVVFSKEMAGPYALAECLFQPLQPLIEAGYPADKLHFIMLDRDPASSLASWIEKWSDRVPDATLMQNFVISSLNTLRVETYARRQGVPVTHYVYEASKEPVPSIRALFTRLGLAHRFTEDAVTEWNEMGRLESKDARITFVKEPTVYTVPGLHGEDTAYRYRTRKTSGLSADRLDLLDRFGINGIYRTSVEACIRDLGFDAATAERLFGDVLGVDA from the coding sequence ATGAACTCCGTGACCACCCCCATCGACGAACTCGAACGCCTCGCCGATCTCGTGCATCGCCAGCATCCCTCCGTGAACACCCAGCTGCTGATGCCCGACGACAAATACCAGACCCGCACCGTCACCCTCGACGCGGTGATGCGCGAAGTCACCGACTGCATTGCACAGGAATTTCGCGGTCGTCGGGCCGCGGACTTCCCGACGCTGTATTGCGCCTGGGGCAAGTGCCGCGTCGGATCGACGGCGCTGACCAACCTGTTCGGTGTCGCCGGCATGCCGTCCTACTTCCAGCCGGTGAAGGTGGTGCTCCGCCACGCGCTGATGGGTCGTGCCGGCGCGCCGTGGGACCTGCCCTTCGCCGCCGACCACCCGGTGGTGTTCAGCAAGGAAATGGCTGGCCCTTACGCGCTGGCCGAGTGCCTGTTCCAGCCGCTGCAGCCATTGATCGAAGCCGGCTACCCCGCCGACAAGTTGCACTTCATCATGCTCGATCGTGATCCCGCCAGCTCGCTGGCATCGTGGATCGAGAAATGGTCGGACCGCGTGCCTGACGCGACCCTGATGCAGAACTTCGTCATCTCTTCGCTGAACACGCTGCGCGTCGAGACCTATGCCCGGCGCCAGGGCGTGCCGGTCACGCACTACGTTTACGAGGCCAGCAAGGAGCCGGTGCCATCGATCCGCGCCCTGTTCACACGGCTCGGGCTGGCGCATCGCTTCACCGAGGATGCGGTGACCGAATGGAACGAGATGGGCAGACTGGAATCCAAGGACGCGCGCATCACCTTCGTCAAGGAGCCCACGGTCTACACCGTCCCCGGCCTGCATGGCGAGGACACCGCCTATCGTTACCGGACCCGCAAGACCAGCGGGCTGAGCGCGGACCGGCTGGACCTGCTTGACCGCTTCGGCATCAACGGCATCTACCGGACGTCGGTGGAGGCCTGCATCCGCGACCTCGGCTTCGATGCGGCGACGGCAGAGCGTTTGTTCGGCGACGTGCTCGGTGTCGACGCATGA
- the blaOXA gene encoding class D beta-lactamase, protein MINRRQTLGLLAAATAMPSRAFAHVAPQRSEIRDSLAKRFADEGTAGTFVGYRTEDYLIVASDKERSGEAMLPASTFKIPNSLIALDTDVVDDPDKDVFKWDGVKRDIAAWNQDHTLRSAIAASAVPVYQEIARRIGAERMQKYLNAFDYGNSNIGGGIDQFWLTGDLRIDPMEQMDFIDRLRRGVLPAAARSQQLVRDILPVVKVGDATIRYKTGLLGAELGKPSLGWVVGWAEKGTEQTVFALNCDVREPRHVASRMTLTQQCLSDIGAI, encoded by the coding sequence TTGATCAACCGCCGCCAGACCCTCGGCCTGCTTGCCGCTGCGACCGCTATGCCGTCGCGCGCCTTCGCCCATGTCGCGCCACAGCGCAGCGAGATACGCGACAGTCTCGCCAAGCGCTTCGCCGATGAGGGGACGGCCGGCACCTTCGTCGGCTACAGGACCGAGGACTACCTGATCGTCGCCAGCGACAAGGAGCGTTCGGGCGAGGCGATGTTGCCGGCTTCCACCTTCAAGATTCCGAACTCGCTGATCGCCTTGGACACCGACGTGGTCGACGATCCCGACAAGGACGTGTTCAAGTGGGACGGCGTCAAGCGCGACATCGCGGCATGGAATCAGGATCACACGCTACGGTCGGCGATCGCGGCATCCGCGGTGCCGGTCTATCAGGAGATCGCGCGACGCATCGGCGCCGAACGGATGCAGAAATATCTCAATGCATTCGACTACGGCAATTCCAACATCGGCGGCGGCATCGACCAGTTCTGGCTGACCGGTGACTTGCGCATCGATCCAATGGAGCAGATGGATTTCATCGACCGGCTGCGCCGCGGCGTGCTGCCGGCGGCGGCGCGCAGCCAGCAACTGGTGCGCGACATCCTGCCGGTGGTGAAGGTCGGCGATGCCACCATCCGCTACAAGACCGGACTGCTGGGCGCCGAACTGGGCAAGCCCAGCCTCGGCTGGGTGGTGGGCTGGGCCGAGAAGGGCACCGAGCAAACCGTGTTCGCCCTGAACTGCGACGTCCGCGAGCCCAGGCACGTGGCCAGCCGAATGACGCTGACGCAGCAGTGCCTGAGCGATATCGGCGCGATCTGA
- a CDS encoding GCG_CRPN prefix-to-repeats domain-containing protein, with protein MKKLFAAALFAATVGGLGAASAMPLAPLNAADTAAVIQVAQGCGPGWARGPMGRCRPMGRGPVVVVRRPAPVVVVRPGRGYRPGYVYRHGRHY; from the coding sequence ATGAAGAAGCTCTTTGCCGCGGCGTTGTTCGCCGCCACCGTCGGCGGACTCGGCGCAGCCAGCGCCATGCCGCTCGCGCCGTTGAACGCCGCCGACACCGCCGCCGTGATTCAGGTGGCGCAGGGCTGCGGCCCCGGCTGGGCGCGCGGACCGATGGGCCGTTGCCGCCCGATGGGACGCGGTCCGGTTGTGGTGGTGCGCCGCCCGGCGCCGGTGGTCGTGGTGCGTCCCGGCCGCGGCTACCGGCCGGGCTACGTCTACCGCCACGGCCGTCACTACTGA
- a CDS encoding DUF4260 domain-containing protein — protein sequence MAYSETNVTNEINGAATGGVLSLLRWEGVALFIGSTLFYFISGAPWTLYAVLFLAPDLSFLGYLAGPRIGAFVYNALHATIGPLLLVLVGLALAEPIFGSISLIWLAHIGLDRGIGYGLKYTTGFGFTHLGRIGKAAAKA from the coding sequence ATGGCGTATAGCGAGACCAACGTGACCAACGAGATCAACGGAGCTGCGACCGGCGGCGTGCTGTCGCTGCTGCGCTGGGAAGGTGTGGCGCTGTTTATCGGCTCGACGCTGTTCTACTTCATCTCCGGTGCGCCGTGGACCCTTTACGCGGTGCTCTTCCTGGCGCCCGACCTCAGCTTCCTCGGTTATCTGGCCGGCCCCCGCATCGGCGCCTTCGTCTACAACGCCCTGCACGCCACCATCGGGCCGCTGCTGCTGGTGCTGGTCGGACTGGCGTTGGCGGAGCCGATTTTCGGCTCGATCTCGCTGATCTGGCTGGCCCATATCGGCCTTGACCGCGGGATCGGCTACGGCCTGAAATATACCACCGGCTTCGGCTTCACCCACCTCGGCCGCATCGGCAAGGCCGCCGCCAAGGCCTGA
- a CDS encoding trimeric intracellular cation channel family protein: MPHTEALLFPLAMIALVAEAMTAALAAGRRKMDWLGVAMLGCITALGGGSVRDVLLGHHPLWWVDSPYLLLVTGGAALLTIGLARFVHRFHAIFLLLDAIGLVVFTIMGCNIALGMNQPLLIVVVAGMITGCVGGVLRDVLCNDVPLLFRSELYASVSIVTGLLYIGGIKLQVSPDLVIAAAFAVGLTFRLLAIRLKLEMPKFVYDSDNA, translated from the coding sequence ATGCCGCATACCGAAGCACTGCTGTTTCCGCTGGCGATGATTGCGCTGGTGGCCGAGGCCATGACGGCGGCGCTGGCCGCCGGGCGTCGCAAGATGGACTGGCTCGGCGTCGCCATGCTCGGCTGCATCACCGCGCTCGGGGGCGGTTCGGTGCGTGACGTTCTGCTCGGTCACCATCCGCTGTGGTGGGTCGACAGCCCGTACCTTCTGCTGGTGACCGGCGGCGCTGCGCTGCTGACCATCGGCCTTGCCCGTTTCGTGCATCGCTTCCATGCGATCTTTCTGCTGCTCGACGCCATCGGCCTTGTGGTCTTCACCATCATGGGGTGCAACATCGCGCTGGGCATGAACCAGCCGCTGCTGATCGTGGTGGTCGCCGGCATGATCACCGGCTGCGTCGGCGGGGTGCTCCGCGACGTGCTGTGCAACGACGTGCCGCTGCTGTTTCGCAGCGAGCTCTATGCCAGCGTGTCGATCGTCACCGGGCTATTGTATATCGGCGGCATCAAGCTGCAGGTCAGCCCGGATCTCGTCATCGCCGCGGCCTTCGCGGTCGGGCTGACATTCCGGTTGCTCGCGATCCGGCTCAAACTAGAAATGCCTAAATTCGTCTATGACAGCGACAACGCGTAG